From the Eremothecium cymbalariae DBVPG#7215 chromosome 6, complete sequence genome, one window contains:
- the MRPL44 gene encoding mitochondrial 54S ribosomal protein mL53 (similar to Ashbya gossypii AFR558C): MITKYFTSVVVRFSPFSKEAKNARLFLSAIPPIQRASSTKLSTELMTDSSTKPSLIKVTFKDKTIMEVDPGSMSFKEISSFFDRHSRKLQLKDSIESR, encoded by the exons ATGATTACAAAGTACTTTACCAGTGTTGTGGTGAGGTTTAGCCCGTTTAGTAAGGAAG CTAAGAATGCAAGACTCTTTTTATCTGCAATTCCTCCAATTCAAAGAGCAAGTTCTACTAAGTTATCAACTGAGTTGATGACtgattcttcaacaaaaccaTCACTGATTAAAGTGACTTTCAAGGATAAAACCATAATGGAAGTGGATCCAGGTTCCATGAGTTTCAAGGAAATTTCCAGTTTCTTCGATCGTCATTCGAGGAAACTACAGTTAAAGGACAGTATTGAATCTAGGTAG
- the RRP36 gene encoding rRNA-processing protein RRP36 (similar to Ashbya gossypii AFR557C) — MSHYFKNIQPGLASDESDDDELSHVLRKQHERDDQNSESDEFSSLTFGSLKQAADMLHNEEDNSSSSKRKLLKKREVSKSVQESMEPVAPEETDHSFDDEISSSDAEAGFFESEDTIHPGSKKKQKKKKIGKHAPKEHSAKKPVSRIRQIEGLENPKQAGGSQLYEDIRFDRSMGKEENFNKVRDRYRFLDEYREKEISDLRSMLADRKLMSKVSDHERENIQARLTSLTSKLQSIQNRDLEAKIIKEYEQQINQSNKSKFHLKKSEKRKIIQKWKFDHMKSKQREKVMERKRKKIRGKEFKNFEFHKG; from the coding sequence ATGTCTCATTACTTCAAGAACATACAACCAGGATTAGCATCTGATGAGTCTGACGATGATGAGCTTTCGCATGTGCTGAGGAAGCAACATGAGAGGGATGATCAGAACAGCGAGAGTGATGAATTTAGCTCCCTTACTTTTGGCTCACTAAAACAAGCAGCAGATATGCTACATAATGAGGAGGATAATAGTAGCTCTTCTAAAAGGAAGCTCCTGAAGAAGCGTGAGGTATCTAAGAGTGTTCAGGAATCCATGGAGCCAGTTGCACCAGAAGAAACCGATCATTCTTTTGACGATGAAATAAGCTCTTCAGATGCAGAAGCAGGATTCTTTGAATCAGAAGATACTATTCATCCTGGTagcaagaagaagcagaagaagaagaagatagGGAAGCATGCACCCAAAGAACACTCTGCAAAGAAACCAGTCAGTAGAATAAGACAAATCGAAGGCCTGGAAAATCCAAAGCAAGCAGGAGGAAGTCAATTATATGAAGACATTCGATTTGACCGCTCCATGGGTAAAGAGGAGAACTTCAATAAGGTTCGCGATAGATATAGATTTTTGGATGAATATAGGGAAAAGGAGATATCCGATTTGAGGTCTATGCTAGCTGATCGTAAACTAATGTCCAAGGTATCAGACCATGAAAGGGAAAACATTCAAGCTAGACTAACTAGTCTAACATCAAAGCTTCAATCCATTCAAAACAGAGATTTGGAAGCCAAAATAatcaaagaatatgaaCAGCAAATAAACCAAAGCAACAAATCGAAATTCCATCTCAAGAAGTCCGAAAAACGTAAGATCATTCAAAAATGGAAGTTCGATCACATGAAGTCAAAGCAAAGAGAGAAGGTAATGGagaggaaaagaaagaaaatacGTGGTAAGGAGTTTAAAAACTTCGAATTCCATAAAGGCTAA